Genomic DNA from Alicyclobacillus fastidiosus:
ACGAGTTGGGCGTCGAGTCAGCCGCGCGCGAATATGAAGCACAAGTCGCTACGTACTTGGAGGCCCTGCGACCGCTTACCGAACACAAGCCGGTTCGCGCTTACCTCTATTTTGTCCGCCCAAATATGGCCATGGAAGTACGAGCGATGTCGCTTCCGGACATCTTCGTCGAACTGCTGCGCCGACATCAGGCGGTGCTCCCGAACGAGTAGATCGGTTGTCAAGCGAAAAAGGCTGCAGCGAGGCGCGTCACAATGGCGCCTTTGCTGCAGCCCTTTTTGCTTGTAGTTCGCTCCGTGCCTGCGCTCTCTTATAGCGCAGCCAACTGGTTTTTAAAGTGTTCGTCGGACAGCCAGTTGCGAATGGAATCCGCTAGCTTCGGTTCGGCGAGGCCGAACGAGAGATTTGCACGCAACCAACCCTCTAGATTTCCGATGTCGTGCCGAACCCCTTCGAATCGATAGCCATCGACGAGGCCGAGCGCTGCCAATTGTTGAATGGCGTCCGTCAGTTGCAGTTCCCCGCCGTGCCCGAGTGGCGTCTCTTCCAAAGCGTCGAAAATCGAAGGAGGAAGAATGTAGCGCCCGAGTACGGCCAAGTTGGATGGCGCCTCACTTTCCTGTGGTTTCTCAACCACGCGCTCGACGTGGATCAGCTCTGAGGTCGCATCCGTTTTCGCGGGCTCTATGATGCCGTACTTTGAAACGTCTTTTTGGGGAACCGGCTGGATGCCGAGAAGCGCCCTATCGCCTTCGTCGTAATGCTGCATCAGCTGTTGAGTGACCGGTGAGCTCGACTGGATGATGTCGTCTCCGAGCAATACCGCGAATGGTTCTTGTCCGACAAACGATTTCGCACAAAGAATGGCATGTCCGAGTCCCAGCGGCGTCTTTTGACGGGTATAGTGAATGTCCACCAAATCCGAAATGGCTTTCACTTCTGTGAGCATGTTCGCCTTGCGACTCTGCTCCAAATGAAGTTCAAGTTCCGGGGATCGGTCAAAATGATCTTCAATTGCCTTTTTTGCACGACCGGTGATAATCAGAATCTCCTCAATTCCCGCGTACACCGCTTCTTCTACGATGTACTGAATACACGGCTTGTTGAGGATTGGCAGCATTTCCTTTGGAACAGCTTTGGTGGCTGGCAGCATGCGCGTGCCAAACCCGGCAGCCGGGATGACCGCCTTGCGTACTTTCATTTGATTCACCCCTGGCAGTATCAATCGAACCCATTCATGTATGTTATCACAAAAGATTATACACGCTCATGATACTTTCTGCATGGTAGCCACTAGACTAAACCCATTTGGGCCATACCAAAGCGGCGTGCCGCGAATTGCCCTGTGCCGGAACTCCACTGTACATCTGCACATTCCCTGCACATCGATCGGACATAAAGTACTTTTGACAGACTTGGATCGAGGGAAGGTGTGACATGCAAAAGCGGAAGCCCGAAATGGGGAAATGGCTGTTGTACCAATTCTTTCGGCGAAACGCCGAGATCGCGCGTTACTTGCCTGAGACGAGGAAGTATACGCACGATGTGCTAAAAACGATGCTACAGCGCTATAGAATGGTCTACGTGAAGCCTGTCGCCGGAAGTCAGGGAAAAGGTATTATGAAGGTCTGGTACGACGGTGATAAGGGCGTTTTCGTCCAACACACCATTCGCGCCCGGCGGCGCTTTTCCGATGTGGCCAGTGCCCTGCGACACATCGACGGCCTGCGCGGTGGAAAGATGTATATCGTCCAACGAGGTATTCACCTTGCGCAAATTGATGGTCGACCCATCGATATTCGCGTCATGATGCAACGGGAGAAACCAGGGGGGGCGTGGAGATATTCGGGTATGCTTGCAAAAGTCGCTGGAGGCGGCAGCGTGGTCACCAATACCGCGCTTAGCGGCGGGCGAGTGATGGATGTCGACAAGGCCTTGATGACGGCGTTGAACTGGAATCGTGTGCGGGCTCTGCGGACGGTCAAGCGACTCGAGCAGTTGGGCCACGTATGGGCCCGACATTTCGATAGCTATCAGCGATATCGAGAGCTTGGCTTTGATGTCGCGATCGATCGCGGCGGACGCATCTGGCTCCTCGAACAGAATACAGCACCGAGCCACGCTCTGTTCGCACGCAATAAACAGAATCTCGCCCCCTATCGGCGCATCCAGTACCGGTGGGGCGTCTTTCAACACGCGCTCAAAGCGAACAAGCGGGCCTAAAGCAGGCGCCCGTTCGCCGTATTGGTGATGAGGACGCGGACTTGTTCCCCTCGCTCGTACACCTGCTTGTCCAAGCGGATGATGGCGTTGACGCTGGCCAGGCCAGTGACGAGTCCGGACGACTGGCCCGCTTGCGGGAGGACACAAAACTCGGAGCCAGAGAGGCTGGCTGTGGCCCTGTGAAAGCGCACGTGTTTTACAGGCTTCAGTCGGATAGGCTGTGCGAGGACGGCGAGATCTGAAAACAAGGATGTGTCCATTCCGAGTGATGTGCGGATAGCAGGGAGCGCGAGCACGTGAAATTGAACGAAACAAGCGGCCGGATTACCCGACATTCCGAAGATTGTGGTGGAACCTGCCCGCGCTCCTAGAAAAGGAGAACCTGGCCGCATCCACACGCGCTCGATCGGCAGAGACGATGTACCGCTTATCTTTCGGATGACGGAGGTCGCGTAGTCTGTGTCTCCGACCGACGCACCGCCCGTAACGAGAATATAGTCGACCTTGTCGATATACCTCGAGATGGCGTGTTCGATGCGCGCCGGGTCGTCATCGACGTATGTCACATCTGCCACTACGACGCCGAGCTGCCGCAAGGACGATTGCAAAAACGCGTCGCTTGCTGCGTATACCTGGCCTGCGCCCAAGGTCGACACGGTGTTCGTCACCAGTTCGCTGCCTGTGCTGACAATTGCCGCACGCACAGGTGCGAACACGGGGATCTGTCGGATGCCAGCGGCGCGCAATACCGTTCTTGTCTGGCCGTCCACCACCGCGCCTCGCTCGAGCAGCACATTACCCGCCACCGTGTCCTCGCCCTGCACTTGAATCGACTCTCCTGGAGCCACTTGACGCAATAGTCGGATGGACGTTTCCGACGTCCATTCCACCCACTCTTTGCGAACCACCGCAGAAGTGTCGGGAGGCACAGGCGCTCCTGTTCGGATCTCCACCACAGTCCCTGGACTGACGCTGGTCGCTGGCTGCTCACCCGCGTGAATATCGTCGATGATGAGCAATTCCTCTGTGCTCTCCAGGTCGTCCTTGTGCACCGCAAATCCGTCCATCATGGCGCGATGGAAGGGCGGTAGGTCGACGAGTGAGCGAACCGAATCCGCTAGAATACTCGGCATACCGCCATCGGTCCAGACATCCTGGTGAGTTTGGCGTCGAGGGGCGGCTAAGGACAAGGCGATAGCGTACGCTTCGTCGTACGTGCAAATAGTCCTCACGAGTGTTCTCTCCAATCAGCAAGAGAAGGCGCCGGCTTCCCGACGCCCTCCATGTTTGTTCTGCTCCGTTACTGTTTTCCACGATGGTGCATGGCGTGGACGTTCACATCGCTCAGGGCGCAAGCTGGGACTGTGAAGCTTACGCCAACACGGCCTCAATGTCGTCGAGGATGTCGTCGTTCAACTTCACGCCGGCAGCCTTTGCGTTTTCTACCACTTGTTCTGGGCGGCTCGCACCGATGAGCGCGCTCGCGACGTTTGGTTGGCGAAGAATCCACGCGAGTGCGAGTTGAGGCAGGCTCAGTTCCGCCTTCGTCGCAATCGCCGACAGCTGTTCCACCTTGTCGAGCACTTCTTCCGTGAGCGATCCCTCGAGGAAGCGGTTAACACCTGGCGTAGCCGCGCGCGAACCTTCAGGAGCTGCAGACCCCTTGCGATATTTTCCTGTCAGCACGCCCTGTGCGAGTGGCGAGAAGACCACTTGCCCAATGCCCGCTTCTTCACAGATGGGGATGATGGCAGGTTCGATGTACCGTTCAAGCATGTTGTATACGGGCTGGCTAGCCGCGAACTTGTGCAAGCCAAGCTCCTTTTGGAGATGGACCCCTGCAGCAATTCGATCCGCCGACCACTCGCTGAGTCCCCCGTAGAGGACCTTGCCTTGCGAGATGAGATCGTCTAGAGCACGAAGGCTCTCCTCGAGATCGGTCTCCGCGTCGTAGCGATGGAAATAGAAGATGTCGACGTAGTCGACGCCAAGCGACTTGAGACTCTGCTCCACTTGCGACACGATGTGCTTGCGGCTGAGGCCTCTGTCGTTCGGGCCGTCGCCGACTGGCCAGAACGCCTTCGTCGTGATGACGTAGCTGTCACGCGCGTACGGCTTCAGGGCCTCTTGCATGACCTCTTCCGCGGCGTGCGGGCGAGCGCCGTACACGTTGGCGCAGTCGAAGTGGTTGATACCGAGATCGTAAGCTTGTTTCACACAGGCAATCGCCTGTTCCTTCTCGGTGACTGTACCGTATGTAAGCCAACTGCCTAGTGCAATTTCCGAAACTTTAAGACCACTCTTGCCAAGTCTGCGATACTCCATTTCGTCGACACCTCCACGGCTATTCTACTGAAGAAAGAGAAGTGCACGCAATGATGCGGGCGCTCTTTTTACAATCTCGTGGACAAACTTTGGTTGATGAGGGGCCTGTGGTAAGCTATGAAGACCGAGCGCACGTTTCTCACGCGAAGACGTGTAGCTTTTCATCCGCGAGGATGGCGCCGAATCAGTGATCGGCAGCATGAATGAGGTGAATCGATGGCAGAACAGAAGCAGTACAAACACGAACCAGAGATGCAACTGACCGAGGGAGCTCGGTACGAAGCGATTGTACATACGGGGCTCGGCGAGTTTACGATTGAACTCCTGGCGAACGAAGCGCCGAGAACGGTCAATAACTTTGTCTTTCTCGCACGCGACGGATACTTTAACGATGTCATTTTCCACCGCGTCATTCGCGAGTTTATGATTCAGGGCGGAGATCCGACGGGCACCGGACGAGGTGGTCCAGGGTACAGGTTTAAAGACGAATTGCCCCCTGCGCTGCCCTACGAACCAGGCGTCGTCGCGATGGCCAATGCGGGGCCGAACACGAACGGATCGCAATTTTTCATCTGCACTGGCGACATGAGTCGAAATCTGAATCAGCAGCCAAACTACTCGGTGTTTGGCAAAGTGAAGGCGGGCATGGAGACGGTCATGGCGATTGCGTCCGAACCGGTTCAGCGCAGTGCCATGGGCGAACCAAGCCAGCCGGTCAATCCTGTTCACATCCAATCTATCGAGATCGTGGAATACAACGCCTAGTTTTCGAACGCACATAGACATCGGTCCATCCGATCTTGACTCCTTCGCCGTAGAGTAAAGCAAACGCGCGAGGGAGGGGGATGGACATGTCAAATATCCGTGCTTTGGCTATGCAACACGTCGGTCGACCCGTCATCGTACACTCGACCTACGGGGTTCACCGTGGCATTTTGCATCACGTCGACGATCATGGGATGTACCTACAAACGACCGGTGCGTACCGACCCGTCAGCGCATCGCAGGAGGCGTCGGCACAAACACTGGGCTCGCTGAAGGGCCTTGATGTGGATGCACAGGAAGTCTTCTGGCCGCTCTTCTTTATTCCATTTGCCGCTGCACTCGCATTGAGTCCTTGGTATTGGTACTGGTGACGAATGTGGTGAGTCGCATGGGGCGATGCGTACGCTTTCAAGCGTGACGCACCCGTGGGACGTTGCGGAATAAGCGGTCTGGAAACCGCTTATTTCGCAATCCGAAATGGGTGCTGTCACGAGCGTTGTGGAAAGGGGGACAAGCTGTGTTAGCGAGAACGGCTTTTGTCACGTCCGCTGGAAAAGGACTCGGGCACGCGATGGTGCTCGCCCTCTCGAGAGCTGGGTGGAACGTCTCGTTTACCTATGGCGACAGTGAGGAAGAGGCCAAGCGCCTAGAAGCACAGATCACGGGCGCGGGGGGCGCTGCGCTGGCGCTTCACTGCGACCTGTTCGATCGCGCTTCCGTCCTGCAGGCGGTCAGTGCTGCGAAGCAGCGGTTTCAGTCCATCGATGCACTCGTTCACAACTTCGGTCCGTTTGTCTTCGAGCGCAAGCCGCTGGCCGACTACGACGAAGATATGTGGCAGCGTATGATGCACGGGAATCTCACCAATTTCTTTTGGCTGTACACCGAGATGGTTCACGACATGCGTTCGCGCCGCTTCGGCCGCTTTGTGACGGTGGGCTACGATGGCGCTGGCGAGGCTCGCGGATGGCGGTTTCGAGCTGCGTACGCGGCAGCCAAGGCGGGGTTGGCGGCCTTGACGAGATCCGTCGCACGGGAAGAGCGAACGTTTGGCATCACGGCTAACATGGTGTGTCCTGGGGATATTCGGGGCACAGATAAGATGAAGATGTTCGACGACGTGACTGGTCAGGTGACAGATGAAGGCCTTCGTCCGGCAGTCGGTGAAGATATCGCGCGGGCGGTCGCTTGGCTGTGCCATGCGGACAGTCAAGAAGTCAACGGAACGGTGCTGGAAATTACAGGGGCTCGCGAGATCCTGGCTCGCGATACGCTTGGAGGGACCAATCGGGCGGGGGACAGGGACTAGACCACTTCCCAAGTTCCCCCGATTGGACTCATTCTCGTTCAAGTTCGTCTGTTTCAGATGTGCGCTTCATCGTCTTGCGAACCGCGCTGGTCACACGCCACGTGAGATAGAGGGCAAACATGACGGCGAGCGCGAAATAGATTTCACTCTGACGCACAAGCAACCTCCTAGCGTACAATCGGGACTAGAGTCACTGCTGTACGCTAATTCTTCCGTTTTTTGTCTCCAGATATACAGAGATGAACGATGAAGTCTCCTCCGGCTCTTGTTTGAGACGAAATGTACACGAATTCGGACGGTGCTCCGAGTCGTACACGACGTCGAGGTCCGGGTGCGTTACCTGAACCGTCCCCCCACCGGACAATGCTTTCCCGCGAACGGCTCTGTCGCTTTGCAGCCCCCGAAGTTGAATCGTCCCGTTTTTCGACTCCGCGTAAAGTTCATTCGTACTGGTTTGCACCGCGTCATGCAGCTGAATCGATCCGTTTTGCGACGTTGCCCTGACGACTTCCGCTTTGGCGTGGTGCACGTGAATCTGCCCGTTGGTCGTATCTAGTTCTACGGTTTGGACCTCGGCGCGATGGACGAAGATGTCGCCATTGCGGGAGTGAATGACGAGGTGTTGCAGGTGATCGGGCACGTAGAGGTCGATCCGGCCGCCTGCCACGCGCGCACCGTCGACGCGATGAAGGAAGCGCAGATCCACTTCTTGCCCCAGTTCTGTCACCTGGATAGCCTGCTCGAGCAGTTCTCGCGCCTTGTCTTGCTCATCGGCGCGGACGTCGGCCTGCACGTACATTCGGATGTGAGGGCCCGACCAGCGCTCGACGCGGATTCGCCCGGTGGTGGTCTCGACGCGCAGCGCCTTCATGTTGGGTGAGAACGCTCGTTCCACGGACGCGGCGATGTGGTCTCCAAACGACAGATTGGAGAGGTTGGTCTCAAGTCCGCGGCGCAATTCGGTCATACTTTGGGCAATCACGCTCGACAATTGTGACCCGATACCCTTCAGGTCGCCAGCCGCCTTGTCCCAGGTCGCCTTCGCATCCGATTTTCCTTTGGTTTTGTCGGTAAGCGCCTCAAGTAATAAATCCGCTTGTTCAGCAGTGAGTTTTCCTTCGGCAACTAGTTCGAGAATTTTTAATCGCTCGTGCATGACGTCAACCCTTTCGCAGTTTTTCGAGTGTCTCTTCAAAACTGAGTTCACCGTTCTCAAATTGTAGAATCGCGTCCAGGCCGGCAGACGGCTCATCCGACTTAGACGGCGCATAACCGAGGCTTTGCACGACTTCGTCGAGACGGGCGCGTACCGTTGGGTAGGAGACGCCGAGCTCCCGCTCGACTTCGCGAATGTTCCCGCGACACTTCAAAAACACCTCGACAAACGCAAGCTGTGAGACGGGCAAGTGGAGAATTGGGCTCACGGAAAAGTGACCCTGAACGCGGGTGTCACAGACAGGACACTGTAGTTCAGTCACCTGCATCGCAGACTCGCAAGCTGGACAGCGCAGCGGAATGTTTGCCACTGATCACATCGCTCCTTATAAATGTTTAATTTAACATTAACATATTCAATGTTTTGATGAAAATCGATTACAAAAAGGAAAGCGCAAAAATTTTCCGACGGTGGATGACGTTTATGACATAATAGACCTACGGAGGGGTGTGCCCATGGAAGTTACTTCAATCGGAGTTGTGGGCGCTGGGTTGATGGGCCGCGGAATTGCGCAGGTCGCTGCCATGAAGGGGTATGACGTCTACTTGTACGACGTAGACCCTGCAGTAGTCGACAACGCGCTATTCCAGATCGGTCAACGCCTGGCATCAGAGGCCCGCAAAGCGCGGATCTCACAAGATGAAAGCGAATTGGCGATCCGGCGCATTCGAGCGTGCACGGACTTATCTGATTTCGTCGGTGTTCATTTGGTCATCGAAGCGGTCCCGGAAAAGATGGAGCACAAACAGGCGGTGTTTCGAAGACTGAGCTCGATTTGCTCGCCGCGTACCATCTTTGCGACCAATACTTCAGGGTTGTCCATCACGGAGATGGCAAGTGTGACGGACAGGCCCGAGTCGTTTCTCGGCATGCACTTCTTTCATCCGGTGCCCGTCATGAAGCTGGTCGAAATCATCCGCGGGAGCGAAACGGAAGAGGAGGCGGTCGACGCCGCCAAGACGGTGTGTGAACGACTTGGGAAACGCGTGATTGAAGTCGGTGAGTCACCTCTTTTTGTCGTCAACCGGATTTTGGTTCCGATGCTCAACGAAGCCATCTTCGCACTTCAAGAGGGCCTTGCTACTCCGGAGGACATCGATACAGGGATGATGCTCGGAGCCAATCATCCCATTGGTCCGCTTGCACTTGCGGACATGGTGGGGCTGGACACGCTGCTCGACACGTCGCTGACGCTCTTGTCTGAGACAGGCGATACGAAGTACCGCCCGCCTCAGTTGCTGCGGCAAATGGTGCGCGCCGGAAAACTAGGGCGCAAGTCGGGTGTTGGATTTTACGATTACCGCGATTGAACGGCTGTTCTATTGATTTAGTCGCGAGCGCCGGTATGTTTCCAAGTCTCGTAGGTGGCTTGCATGGAAGCGGCGGATCGCTGCAGTGCTTCGCGTTCGTCGGCGTCGATAGGCAGTTCGAGCACGCCCTCGATGCCGGCTCGCGAGATGCGTACAGGCAGTCCAATGAAGACGTCTTCCGGAAGCCCGTAGGCGCCGCCGCTTCGCACGGAGATGGGCCAGATTTGACTGAACGGTGAATGTAACGCATCGATCATCGCGACGACGGCGTATGCCGGTGTGACGGCAGCTCCGTGCGTCTTGAATTTCTCCATAATTTCCCCACCGCCAAAGCGGGTGCGCTCGACTGCATCCGCCCAAGCTTCCTCCGACAGCAAGTGGAGTGCGGGTACGCCGTTGACCGCCGCGAGTT
This window encodes:
- a CDS encoding peptidylprolyl isomerase; the encoded protein is MAEQKQYKHEPEMQLTEGARYEAIVHTGLGEFTIELLANEAPRTVNNFVFLARDGYFNDVIFHRVIREFMIQGGDPTGTGRGGPGYRFKDELPPALPYEPGVVAMANAGPNTNGSQFFICTGDMSRNLNQQPNYSVFGKVKAGMETVMAIASEPVQRSAMGEPSQPVNPVHIQSIEIVEYNA
- a CDS encoding DUF4097 family beta strand repeat-containing protein; the protein is MHERLKILELVAEGKLTAEQADLLLEALTDKTKGKSDAKATWDKAAGDLKGIGSQLSSVIAQSMTELRRGLETNLSNLSFGDHIAASVERAFSPNMKALRVETTTGRIRVERWSGPHIRMYVQADVRADEQDKARELLEQAIQVTELGQEVDLRFLHRVDGARVAGGRIDLYVPDHLQHLVIHSRNGDIFVHRAEVQTVELDTTNGQIHVHHAKAEVVRATSQNGSIQLHDAVQTSTNELYAESKNGTIQLRGLQSDRAVRGKALSGGGTVQVTHPDLDVVYDSEHRPNSCTFRLKQEPEETSSFISVYLETKNGRISVQQ
- a CDS encoding SDR family oxidoreductase; translated protein: MLARTAFVTSAGKGLGHAMVLALSRAGWNVSFTYGDSEEEAKRLEAQITGAGGAALALHCDLFDRASVLQAVSAAKQRFQSIDALVHNFGPFVFERKPLADYDEDMWQRMMHGNLTNFFWLYTEMVHDMRSRRFGRFVTVGYDGAGEARGWRFRAAYAAAKAGLAALTRSVAREERTFGITANMVCPGDIRGTDKMKMFDDVTGQVTDEGLRPAVGEDIARAVAWLCHADSQEVNGTVLEITGAREILARDTLGGTNRAGDRD
- a CDS encoding 3-hydroxyacyl-CoA dehydrogenase NAD-binding domain-containing protein yields the protein MEVTSIGVVGAGLMGRGIAQVAAMKGYDVYLYDVDPAVVDNALFQIGQRLASEARKARISQDESELAIRRIRACTDLSDFVGVHLVIEAVPEKMEHKQAVFRRLSSICSPRTIFATNTSGLSITEMASVTDRPESFLGMHFFHPVPVMKLVEIIRGSETEEEAVDAAKTVCERLGKRVIEVGESPLFVVNRILVPMLNEAIFALQEGLATPEDIDTGMMLGANHPIGPLALADMVGLDTLLDTSLTLLSETGDTKYRPPQLLRQMVRAGKLGRKSGVGFYDYRD
- the galU gene encoding UTP--glucose-1-phosphate uridylyltransferase GalU; the encoded protein is MKVRKAVIPAAGFGTRMLPATKAVPKEMLPILNKPCIQYIVEEAVYAGIEEILIITGRAKKAIEDHFDRSPELELHLEQSRKANMLTEVKAISDLVDIHYTRQKTPLGLGHAILCAKSFVGQEPFAVLLGDDIIQSSSPVTQQLMQHYDEGDRALLGIQPVPQKDVSKYGIIEPAKTDATSELIHVERVVEKPQESEAPSNLAVLGRYILPPSIFDALEETPLGHGGELQLTDAIQQLAALGLVDGYRFEGVRHDIGNLEGWLRANLSFGLAEPKLADSIRNWLSDEHFKNQLAAL
- a CDS encoding DUF2089 domain-containing protein, encoding MANIPLRCPACESAMQVTELQCPVCDTRVQGHFSVSPILHLPVSQLAFVEVFLKCRGNIREVERELGVSYPTVRARLDEVVQSLGYAPSKSDEPSAGLDAILQFENGELSFEETLEKLRKG
- a CDS encoding aldo/keto reductase family protein; amino-acid sequence: MEYRRLGKSGLKVSEIALGSWLTYGTVTEKEQAIACVKQAYDLGINHFDCANVYGARPHAAEEVMQEALKPYARDSYVITTKAFWPVGDGPNDRGLSRKHIVSQVEQSLKSLGVDYVDIFYFHRYDAETDLEESLRALDDLISQGKVLYGGLSEWSADRIAAGVHLQKELGLHKFAASQPVYNMLERYIEPAIIPICEEAGIGQVVFSPLAQGVLTGKYRKGSAAPEGSRAATPGVNRFLEGSLTEEVLDKVEQLSAIATKAELSLPQLALAWILRQPNVASALIGASRPEQVVENAKAAGVKLNDDILDDIEAVLA
- a CDS encoding YheC/YheD family protein translates to MQKRKPEMGKWLLYQFFRRNAEIARYLPETRKYTHDVLKTMLQRYRMVYVKPVAGSQGKGIMKVWYDGDKGVFVQHTIRARRRFSDVASALRHIDGLRGGKMYIVQRGIHLAQIDGRPIDIRVMMQREKPGGAWRYSGMLAKVAGGGSVVTNTALSGGRVMDVDKALMTALNWNRVRALRTVKRLEQLGHVWARHFDSYQRYRELGFDVAIDRGGRIWLLEQNTAPSHALFARNKQNLAPYRRIQYRWGVFQHALKANKRA
- a CDS encoding molybdopterin molybdotransferase MoeA, whose translation is MRTICTYDEAYAIALSLAAPRRQTHQDVWTDGGMPSILADSVRSLVDLPPFHRAMMDGFAVHKDDLESTEELLIIDDIHAGEQPATSVSPGTVVEIRTGAPVPPDTSAVVRKEWVEWTSETSIRLLRQVAPGESIQVQGEDTVAGNVLLERGAVVDGQTRTVLRAAGIRQIPVFAPVRAAIVSTGSELVTNTVSTLGAGQVYAASDAFLQSSLRQLGVVVADVTYVDDDPARIEHAISRYIDKVDYILVTGGASVGDTDYATSVIRKISGTSSLPIERVWMRPGSPFLGARAGSTTIFGMSGNPAACFVQFHVLALPAIRTSLGMDTSLFSDLAVLAQPIRLKPVKHVRFHRATASLSGSEFCVLPQAGQSSGLVTGLASVNAIIRLDKQVYERGEQVRVLITNTANGRLL